ATAAATCTCGGCGGTTATCAATGCCGCATCTGTGGGGGCGTAGCTCAGATGGGAGAGCGTTTGGTTCGCATTCAAAAGGTCAGGGGTTCGATTCCCCTCGTCTCCACCAGTGATTTCAAGGGTTTGCAGAGATGCAGGCCCTTTTTAATTTTGTTTTGATGCCCATTTTGATGCCCATCATGAAATAATATGGTTTCTATACCGTGGGTTGGACGTTCGAATCATATTTTGAGCACTAGTAATATAAAGGTCGTGGGCTTTGGCTCAAGGCTTTTTTTGTTTTGTGGGGGCATTAAGACTAAATAGAGTATTTTTACTATGAAAAGCCACTAACAAAACAATGTTAGTAGTTTTGAAAAAAATTGGAAAGAAGGAAGGATTGCATTATTTCTGGGAGAAAAGAAAACAGTGTAGTCATGTATTTTGAGGTGAGTTAACTCAGATTAATAATGTTAAATGCTAGTTTGAACTTTTAAAGTACTGTTGAAGTAAGTAGATAAGCATTTAGATGGTAGGTGACAGCATGGTAAATGCCATTGAAGAAAAACATTTTCGAATGGTTGAAAATCTATTTAGGCAGAAGGAGTGGGAATTGCCTGAGCAAGGAAAACCTAGTAAGTCAAAGAGATTTAATCAGTTTTGCAAAATGCTAGAACAAATGAAAAACGAAGAAAAAGAATTTGTCATTGAATTGACAAGGAATTTTATAAAAATAGAACATAATGCATATGGAGATTTACTGAAGGTAGCCTTGCGGAAGGCATTTAAAGAACCTAACATAATATCTAGACGGAGTATGGCCTTTTCTCCGTTGATATCTCCCGATGATAGGCGATTGGGTAAGAGTAAAAGTTCGCAATACTTATTTTATCTTATGAAAGACCAAGATATGGTCGAAATGGTTAATGACAAAGGGAAAAAAGAACTTTTTCTTGATACGATTCAAAAAATAAAAAGTCATCGTAATGATTCAGAAATGTGCTTAGTATTATTGGATGACTTTATTGGTACGGGAGAAACTGCTTGTAAAGCAATTCGAGAAATGAATAGTTGTGGAATCGGAAATGATAAATTAGCTATAGTATCGTTGGTTGCTCATTCTATCGGTATGAAGAAAATAAAAGAGAGCGGTGTGCCAATTTACTCAAGTATAGAAATTAAAAAAGGAATATCAGATAAATTTTCTGAAAAAGAAAGAAAGAAAAAAATTGCAAAAATGCTTAAAATAGAGGAGCATTTTGGTGTAGTTAGAAAATTTTCTCTTGGCTATGGAAGTTCCGAAGCTCTTGTCTCTTTGATTAATACGCCCAACAATACTTTCCCTATATATTGGTATGGAGAAGAGGAAGGAAGAAGTCGCGACTCAATTCCTTTTTTGAGGCAGAAGACATGAAATACGAAATGAATGCTCAACTAATTAAGAAGTATTTGATGGTTGTACATGGAGACGAAGAATTTCAAAGTTTACTTGTTTCGGGGATAACGTATGCCCAAATTTATTTGACGGAACAAGAATGCTTGAAAAGAGGATATATTTCTAAAGACGCGAATGGATATAGAATGACGATTTCTGGGGAAAAATATATGGATTCGGTAAATTATAAAAAACAGTCATTGGAGTTTCTAGGAAAATTAGATGAGTTTGTTATGAAAGATAGTAGTTGCAAAGATAATATATATATTCCAGCAAAAAACGTTTTAGAGAAACTAAGCCGATAGCTATTAGATGCAATTGCAAGGATGATGAGTCATCATTCATGAGAGAACTTACTTTCGAGCCTACAGCATTATATTTTACTCCGGTGCTCTTTTTCCGGTAATATTCTTTTTTTCGCACCGGAGCAATATAATGCAGACTGCGCTCGTAGACTCGCTTCGTCATGGTGACTAATAACACAAAGTATTATTAGTCGCCATGGGAAGATAGTTTGTAATGGCTCGGCTTAGTTTTTTCTAAATATATTGAGTAGGTGAAGAAGTGTGTGGTGGAGCACATATTCGGAACAGTTTAGAGATAAAGCTAAAAAAAGTGGATTTCAAGATGCCGAAATTGGCATTTTATTAGATTATGCTAGGAATATACATGAAAATGGATATCCAATTATTTTTGATGTTAGTCATTTGTCTTGTTATGTAGGAGTAAAAAAAGAGTATATTTACAAAGTTGTAAATGCTGCTCCTAAGTTTTATCGATATTTTAATATACCTAAAAAAAGTGGTGGAGTAAGGAATATTGCTGAACCATTGCCCTTATTGAAAGAGATTCAATATTGGATTTTGAATAACATATTAATTAGTACCAAGGTTCATCCTTGTGCTAAAGCGTTCAAATTTGGATGTTCAATTAAAGACAATGCAAGATTTCATTTAAAGAAAAATGCTATTTTAATAGTGGATATTCAAGGCTTTTTTCCTGGGATTTCATTTTCCAAAGTAAAAAATGTTTTTATACAAATGGGTTATTATGAGCAATTAGCTATTGCTTTGGCTAATCTGTGCTGCTTGAATTCATCCTTGCCACAAGGTGCACCAACAAGCCCAGTGTTGTCTAATCTCATCATGTACCAATTTGATTGTAAGATGTACGAGTATGCCAAAGAAAATCATCTTTTATATACAAGATATGCTGATGATATATCAATATCGGGATTTTCCAGTATATCACCGTTGGAAGTCTTAAATTTTTTGAGAAAAGAACTAAAGCACGAAGGATTTTTGTTGAACTCCCAAAAGACGCGTATTTTAAAAAAGTATCAACGTCAAGTAGTGACTGGAATTGTAGTTAATGAAAAAATACGTGTTAATAGAAAGTATAGGCAAAAGATTCGTCAAGAGATGTACTATATTTCTAAGTTTGGATTAGAGTCACATGTCGAATATTGCGGCATAATGAGAAAAAATTATCTAGAACATTTGCTGGGGAAGATTAATCATGTTCTTTTTGTTAATTCGAAGGACAAAGAAATGCTTGCGTATAGAAAACAAGTAAAGAAATGGAATGTTGTGTTGGACGATTAGGATTGGAATAATTTGAATAGCACGCTGTTAGAACTATAGAGTAATAAGGGGTTTAACTTTTAACGGTTTCCGGTATTGCAATGTACTGAGCGATGCAAGGTGGTGTAGATAGTTAGTGCTAATGATTTCAAGGGTTTGCAGAAATGCAGGCCCGTTTTATTTTGTCTAGAAGTCTTTTTTGATGCCCGCTATGAAATGAGATGATTCTAAACGTTGGTTGGATATTCGAATTGTATTGGGAATACTAGTAAAATTCGTAAAATATAAAGTAATCCGGTTGCGTGGTTAATTGACGAAAAGGCGTGTGGTAAAGGAGGCATGTTTAAGTCGTGTCATTCCTAACATTCTTAACCTAGTAAATAGAAGGCATGTGGAGTAGCGGTTATGACTTTTTTTATAAAAGGGCAGGTAATAATATATTCGTGGACATCAAGGACAGTTAAAATTGTTTCAAAATTTGTATATATTATCGTGATGTTAGAAGGGGATTAGAAAATAATGTCAAAACGTATAATAAAATAAGTTATATATAAAGAAGAGGTTGGGTAAAATGCATAGTTTAAAAGCTTGTTCTATTTCTAAAGAAAATAGCAGTTCGGAAAATATCAGTAAGGCAATTGGAAGTTTGGCAATAATAAAAATTGGGCTAGATGAAGGAAAAGACTACATAGATAATTTTTTGCCATTCATTGCAACCTTAATACATGAAAATGAGTATAAAAGAATTGATGTGCATGAACTTTGTAGAGATTTTGAAAAGACATTTGGGATAAACGTACCATATCATCCAATGAAAGCGATTTTATCGCGTGC
This genomic window from uncultured Anaeromusa sp. contains:
- a CDS encoding phosphoribosyltransferase, which encodes MVNAIEEKHFRMVENLFRQKEWELPEQGKPSKSKRFNQFCKMLEQMKNEEKEFVIELTRNFIKIEHNAYGDLLKVALRKAFKEPNIISRRSMAFSPLISPDDRRLGKSKSSQYLFYLMKDQDMVEMVNDKGKKELFLDTIQKIKSHRNDSEMCLVLLDDFIGTGETACKAIREMNSCGIGNDKLAIVSLVAHSIGMKKIKESGVPIYSSIEIKKGISDKFSEKERKKKIAKMLKIEEHFGVVRKFSLGYGSSEALVSLINTPNNTFPIYWYGEEEGRSRDSIPFLRQKT
- a CDS encoding retron St85 family RNA-directed DNA polymerase, whose product is MWWSTYSEQFRDKAKKSGFQDAEIGILLDYARNIHENGYPIIFDVSHLSCYVGVKKEYIYKVVNAAPKFYRYFNIPKKSGGVRNIAEPLPLLKEIQYWILNNILISTKVHPCAKAFKFGCSIKDNARFHLKKNAILIVDIQGFFPGISFSKVKNVFIQMGYYEQLAIALANLCCLNSSLPQGAPTSPVLSNLIMYQFDCKMYEYAKENHLLYTRYADDISISGFSSISPLEVLNFLRKELKHEGFLLNSQKTRILKKYQRQVVTGIVVNEKIRVNRKYRQKIRQEMYYISKFGLESHVEYCGIMRKNYLEHLLGKINHVLFVNSKDKEMLAYRKQVKKWNVVLDD